The sequence TATGTGGGGCGAGCAAGCACCTGAATCTGTATTTGAATCTATGTCTCGTAAAGGCGCTGAAGAACTAAATAACCAAAACATCACAGGGACTGCTTACCGATTGAAATTAGTGGGCACTTATATCTTAACAGAGGATAACTATTTAGGTTTTATTCACCCTTCTGAACGAAAAGATGAACCCCGACTTGGCGAAGTAGTATCTGGACGTGTGATCGGTGTTAGAAACGATGGCATTCTAAACGTTTCTTTGATGCCGAGAGCGCATGAAGCTATTAGTGATGATGCTGGGATGTTGCTTGCTATTTTAGAACGTACACATACAGGGAGTTTTCCTTATACTGATAAAAGCGACCCAGATGAAATCAGAGAACGCTTCGGTATCAGCAAAGCTCAATTTAAGCGCGCACTTGGAAATTTGATGAAACAAAGAAAGATTACTCAAGAAAATGGCGAAACAAAACTGGTCGATTTTAACACTGAAACAGAAGAATAAACAACAGATAAGACAGCATCAGTTAAATGAGGGCAATCCAAATGAAACCAATTGAAACATCTCTATTAAAAATAAAAGAATCGTTGCACGATGCGGGTTATAAACTAACTTCTCAAAGAGAAGCAACCATGAAAGTTCTACTAGAAAAAGAATCGGAACATATGAGTGCAGAAGAAATATATTTGCTGGTCAAAAAAGTGAATCCTGATATCGGTCTGGCAACGGTCTACCGCACGTTAGAAATGTTGACCGAATTAGAAATAGTAAATAAAGTTAGTTTTGATGATGGTTTAGCGCGGTATGATTTAAAAAAAGATGGAGCAAAACATTTTCATCATCATTTGCTGTGCACTCAATGTGGTGACATAGAAGAAGTCCATGAAGATTTATTAGAAGAGATTGAAGCGATCGTCGAGTCACGTTTTCAATTTCTTGTCAAAGATCACCGATTAACGTTTCATGGCATTTGCAAGAAGTGCCAAGATCAAGAAAAGAAAGGCATACAATAACATTAAATAAAGAGTAAGAGAGCGGATAACAGACATGTTTGGTGCTCTCTTTTTAACTATTGAAAGGATGTTTTGGATGGAAGTGGAAATGGAAGAGAGTTTAACGGAATATATCCGCTTTTTGACAATTGAACGCGGACTTTCAAAAAATACAGTAGAAAGCTATCAGCGTGATTTGAAACAGTATTTGCTCTTTCTAAAAGAAAATCATATCAACCATTGGGATGCGGTGGATCGGTATACGGTTTTGTCTTTTTTACAACGGTTAAAAGAAGAAGAAAAAGCAGCAGGTACAGTCATTAGAATGGTTTCCAGTTTAAGACAATTCCATCAATTTTTAAGACAAGAAAAAATTTCAACTACTGATCCGATGTTACACATTGATACGCCTAAAAAAGCCCAGACATTGCCAAAAGTTCTTTCTACCAAAGAAGTAGAGATCCTCATTGAAACACCTAATACCAGTGAAACGTTGGGAATTAGGGATCGGGCTATGCTTGAGGTGATGTACGCTACAGGACTGCGCGTTTCTGAACTAACGGAATTAAAATTGGATGATTTACATCTTTCACTAGGTTTGATTCAAACCATTGGGAAAGGCGATAAAGAACGTATTATTCCATTAGGCGATTTAGCCATAGAATGGATCGAAAAGTATTTAAAACATAGTCGAAATCGGCTGGAACGGCCAGATAAACGTTCACTTTATGTCTTTTTAAACCATCATGGACGTAAGTTGAGCAGGCAAGGGGTATGGAAAAATTTAAAAGGGCTTGTGAAAAAAGCTGGCATTGAAAAAGAAGTAACTCCTCATACATTGCGACATTCATTTGCTACGCATTTACTAGAAAACGGCGCTGATTTACGTACTGTCCAAGAGTTATTAGGACATTCAGATATTTCGACAACACAAATCTATACACATATTACGACTCATCGGATGTCGACCGTTTATAAAACGTATCACCCACGAGCTTGAAATTAAATGAGAGTTTGGTTTTTCTCTCGCATTTAAGCGGTTTATTTACTATAATAAGAGAGATAGAAACCAAGAAAGAGGAGGACAAACGAATATGTCTTATAAAAGAGTACATTTAATTGTCATGGATTCAGTAGGAATTGGAGAAGCGCCAGATGCTGCTCAATTTAATGATATAGGCAGCGACACATTAGGGCACATCGCCCAAGAAGCTGGCTTAAACATTCCACACTTGGAAGAACTAGGTTTAGGCAATATCCGTCCTTTAAAAGGTGTCCGTAACGTTCCGGATAGTGTAGGTTATTATACAAAATTAGAGGAAGTATCTGTTGGGAAAGATACCATGACGGGACATTGGGAAATCATGGGATTAAACATTCAAACGCCTTTTCGTGTGTTCCCTGAAGGTTTTCCAGCTGAATTATTAAAAAAAATCGAAGACTTTTCAGGGCGCAAAGTCGTCGCAAACAAGCCAGCGAGCGGTACAGCTATTATTGATGAATATGGTGAACACCAAATGAAGACCGGTGATTTGATTGTTTATACTTCGGCTGATCCTGTTTTACAGATTGCAGCTCATGAAAAAGTCATTCCATTAGAAGAACTTTACAAAATTTGTCAATACGTACGCGATATCACTAAAGATGATCCTTATATGATTGGCCGCATTATTGCTCGTCCGTTTGTTGGCGAACCTGGCAACTTTACCAGAACAAGTGGGCGTCATGATTACGCATTGAATCCATTCGGAAAAACAGTTTTGAATCATTTGAGCGAGGCTGGAAAAGATGTGATTGCCATTGGTAAGATCAATGATATTTACAATGGTGAAGGGATAACAGAAGCCGTTCGGACGACCAGCAATATGGATGGTGTCGATCAACTTTTAAAAGTGATGACGCAAGATTTTGAAGGACTAAGCTTTTTGAATCTAGTCGATTTTGATGCTTTATTCGGACATCGTCGCGACGTCGTTGGATATGGAAAAGCGATTGATGATTTCGATGTACGTCTTGAAGAAATCGTTGGGCAATTAAAAGAAGATGATTTGCTTTTGATTACTGCTGACCATGGTAACGATCCAATCGCCCCAGGAACAGATCATACTCGTGAATATGTTCCATTGTTAGCATACTCGCCATCAATGAAAGATCGTGGTGAATTATCTCAAGGGCACTTTGCTGACATTGGGGCAACCATTGCGGATAATTTCGGAGTAGAAAGCACCGGTTTTGGGAAAAGTTTCTTAAGCCAGCTAAACTAATAAAAAAACGTTAAAAGGAGATCAATCATGACAGTATCTTTACAAGAAAAAATTACAGCAGCAGCTAGTTTTATTAAACAACAAGGGGTAAAAGATCTCGAAATCGGTTTGATTCTTGGATCAGGTTTAGGAG is a genomic window of Carnobacterium sp. CP1 containing:
- the xerD gene encoding site-specific tyrosine recombinase XerD, which translates into the protein MEESLTEYIRFLTIERGLSKNTVESYQRDLKQYLLFLKENHINHWDAVDRYTVLSFLQRLKEEEKAAGTVIRMVSSLRQFHQFLRQEKISTTDPMLHIDTPKKAQTLPKVLSTKEVEILIETPNTSETLGIRDRAMLEVMYATGLRVSELTELKLDDLHLSLGLIQTIGKGDKERIIPLGDLAIEWIEKYLKHSRNRLERPDKRSLYVFLNHHGRKLSRQGVWKNLKGLVKKAGIEKEVTPHTLRHSFATHLLENGADLRTVQELLGHSDISTTQIYTHITTHRMSTVYKTYHPRA
- the fur gene encoding ferric iron uptake transcriptional regulator, which gives rise to MKPIETSLLKIKESLHDAGYKLTSQREATMKVLLEKESEHMSAEEIYLLVKKVNPDIGLATVYRTLEMLTELEIVNKVSFDDGLARYDLKKDGAKHFHHHLLCTQCGDIEEVHEDLLEEIEAIVESRFQFLVKDHRLTFHGICKKCQDQEKKGIQ
- a CDS encoding CvfB family protein: MNQSLGNVITGLVTDINEKAYFIQKDGVTYKLLKNGETTYQLGDTVEGFAYVAMNKDTMMTQEIPEVRMGNYSWATVIDTRKDLGVFMDIGLPDKELVVSLDELPTLKHLWPKKGDRLLITIRVDEKDRMWGEQAPESVFESMSRKGAEELNNQNITGTAYRLKLVGTYILTEDNYLGFIHPSERKDEPRLGEVVSGRVIGVRNDGILNVSLMPRAHEAISDDAGMLLAILERTHTGSFPYTDKSDPDEIRERFGISKAQFKRALGNLMKQRKITQENGETKLVDFNTETEE
- the deoB gene encoding phosphopentomutase, which codes for MSYKRVHLIVMDSVGIGEAPDAAQFNDIGSDTLGHIAQEAGLNIPHLEELGLGNIRPLKGVRNVPDSVGYYTKLEEVSVGKDTMTGHWEIMGLNIQTPFRVFPEGFPAELLKKIEDFSGRKVVANKPASGTAIIDEYGEHQMKTGDLIVYTSADPVLQIAAHEKVIPLEELYKICQYVRDITKDDPYMIGRIIARPFVGEPGNFTRTSGRHDYALNPFGKTVLNHLSEAGKDVIAIGKINDIYNGEGITEAVRTTSNMDGVDQLLKVMTQDFEGLSFLNLVDFDALFGHRRDVVGYGKAIDDFDVRLEEIVGQLKEDDLLLITADHGNDPIAPGTDHTREYVPLLAYSPSMKDRGELSQGHFADIGATIADNFGVESTGFGKSFLSQLN